One genomic segment of Odocoileus virginianus isolate 20LAN1187 ecotype Illinois chromosome 17, Ovbor_1.2, whole genome shotgun sequence includes these proteins:
- the GGT6 gene encoding glutathione hydrolase 6, whose product MEPEAGPVLYQKLRVWEPSLESEEEEEEISEQLIPDASGPHDSSGNKAGRLPGAWAQLVATLLLLTVGFSLAVRQLCSSGASPGALGAGAPPASGHSHRPGVYHHGAIISPAAECSRLGQELFVAGGNIVDAGVGAALCLAVVHPHTTGLGATYWGLFHNSSSGNSTALTSGPARTLAPGLGLPSALPALHMLHTHFGRLPWPHLLVGPISLAQKGFLVDTSLASALAAQDTKGLCPLLCHANGTPLGPGTRVTNTKLAAVLHKASLAPTPDLSGDALLSLLAEDLGLEGPSVGPRPTLEPALQLPVPQGILFTTPSPSAGPELLELLEASLQSPGPSPAPCPALPQAAVAPRSSVLATVDSGGSVLLLTSSLNSSFGSGHLSPSTGVLLSNLVAESAAGAWACPLIFHGISDDTEVNVLGLVASGTPAAARVTTHALLSHLARPQTPDLQGPTESPRACGQGTLLQVAAHSEHAHVSSVPSGCCPFQGF is encoded by the exons ATGGAACCCGAAGCAGGGCCTGTGCTCTACCAGAAGCTGCGGGTCTGGGAGCCGAGCTTGGAGtccgaggaggaagaggaggagatttCGGAGCAGCTGATTCCAGATGCTTCCGGGCCCCACGACTCCTCTGG GAACAAGGCTGGCCGTCTGCCCGGGGCCTGGGCCCAACTGGTGGCCACCCTGCTCTTGCTGACCGTCGGCTTCTCCCTGGCCGTGAGGCAACTCTGCAGCAGTGGTGCCTCTCCAGGAGCCTTAGGCGCTGGGGCCCCTCCAGCCAGCGGGCACTCCCACAGGCCTGGCGTGTACCACCACGGCGCCATCATCAGCCCAGCAG CTGAGTGCTCCCGCCTGGGTCAAGAGCTGTTTGTTGCTGGGGGCAACATCGTGGACGCTGGAGTTGGAGCAGCCTTGTGTCTGGCAGTGGTCCATCCTCACACCACAGGGCTAG GTGCCACGTACTGGGGCCTCTTCCACAACAGCTCCTCGGGCAACTCCACTGCCCTGACATCGGGCCCAGCCAGGACCCTGGCCCCCGGCCTGGGGCTGCCCTCAGCTCTGCCTGCCCTGCACATGCTGCACACTCACTTCGGCCGCCTGCCCTGGCCACACCTGCTGGTGGGCCCCATCTCACTGGCTCAAAAGGGCTTTCTGGTGGACACATCCCTGGCCAGTGCCCTGGCAGCCCAGGACACCAAGGGCCTCTGTCCACTACTTTGCCATGCTAACGGGACACCCCTGGGCCCCGGGACCCGAGTCACCAACACCAAGCTGGCGGCTGTGCTCCACAAGGCCTCGctggcccccaccccagacctctcCGGGGATGCCCTGCTGAGTCTGCTGGCCGAAGACCTGGGGTTGGAGGGCCCCTCAGTTGGGCCCAGGCCCACCTTGGAGCCAGCCCTGCAGCTACCTGTGCCCCAGGGCATCCTGttcaccacccccagcccctcagctGGCCCAGAACTGCTGGAGCTGCTGGAAGCATCTCTACagtccccagggcccagccctgcGCCCTGCCCAGCACTCCCGCAAGCTGCTGTGGCCCCCAGGAGCAGTGTCCTGGCCACCGTGGACAGCGGCGGCTCTgtcctcctcctcacctcctccctcaaCAGCTCCTTTGGCTCTGGACACCTGTCCCCAAGCACCGGGGTTCTACTCAGCAACCTGGTGGCTGAGTCTGCAGCTGGCGCCTGGGCCTGTCCCCTCATCTTTCATGGCATCTCAGATGACACAGAGGTCAATGTGTTGGGGCTGGTGGCTTCAGGGACCCCTGCAGCTGCCAGAGTCACAACTCACGCTCTGCTCAGCCACCTGGCCAGGCCCCAAACCCCAGACCTGCAAGGACCAACAGAGAGCCCCAGAGCTTGTGGCCAGGGGACCCTGCTCCAGGTGGCGGCCCACTCAGAGCACGCCCATGTCTCCAGTGTCCCCAGTGGCTGCTGCCCCTTCCAGGGGTTTTAA